One Terriglobia bacterium genomic window carries:
- the rfbB gene encoding dTDP-glucose 4,6-dehydratase, translating into MKILVTGGAGFIGSNFIRFMLESYTDTEIVNLDKLTYAGNLDNLRDLETHPHYTFVRGDICDRTLVEKLVSAGLDAVVNFAAETHVDRSIEDARSFIETNVLGTHCLLEAARGNKVARFLQISTDEVYGSLPDTGFFTEETSLRPNSPYAASKAASDLLVKAYVHTFAFPGIITRCSNNYGPYQFPEKFLPLMINNARQGKPLPVYGDGLYVRDWLFARDHCRAIDLVLRRGRAGEVYNIGGNNEWRNIDIAKLILRHLGQPESLLTFVKDRPGHDRRYAIDASKIFRELGWKPETPFEEGLRATIGWYLENKTWLDKVTSGEYRNYYERMYSNR; encoded by the coding sequence ATGAAAATCCTCGTCACCGGCGGAGCAGGCTTCATCGGATCGAATTTTATTCGGTTCATGCTCGAGAGCTATACTGATACAGAGATTGTGAATCTCGACAAGCTCACTTACGCCGGAAACCTCGATAACCTCAGGGACCTGGAGACGCATCCTCACTACACCTTTGTCCGCGGCGACATTTGTGATCGCACCCTTGTTGAAAAGCTTGTGTCCGCCGGGCTGGACGCCGTGGTGAATTTCGCCGCCGAAACTCACGTGGATCGTTCCATTGAGGATGCGCGGTCGTTTATTGAAACCAATGTTTTGGGGACCCATTGTCTGCTTGAAGCAGCCCGCGGGAACAAGGTCGCTCGATTCCTCCAAATTTCCACCGATGAAGTTTACGGCTCACTTCCCGATACCGGCTTTTTCACTGAAGAGACTTCGCTCCGTCCAAACAGCCCTTATGCGGCATCAAAGGCTGCCTCGGATTTATTGGTGAAGGCCTACGTGCACACCTTCGCGTTTCCGGGCATTATCACGCGTTGTTCCAACAATTATGGTCCGTATCAATTTCCCGAGAAATTTCTTCCCCTGATGATCAACAACGCGCGGCAGGGAAAACCCTTGCCTGTTTATGGGGATGGCCTTTACGTCCGGGACTGGTTGTTTGCCCGCGACCATTGCCGGGCCATTGATCTCGTGCTGCGCCGGGGTCGGGCGGGCGAGGTCTACAACATCGGCGGAAACAATGAATGGCGAAACATCGATATCGCCAAATTAATTCTCCGCCACCTGGGGCAGCCGGAGTCGCTTCTCACTTTTGTGAAAGACCGGCCCGGCCATGACCGGCGTTATGCTATCGATGCCAGCAAGATTTTTCGTGAGCTGGGCTGGAAACCCGAGACCCCGTTTGAAGAAGGGCTCCGGGCGACCATCGGCTGGTATCTGGAGAATAAGACCTGGCTTGACAAAGTCACGAGTGGTGAATATCGGAATTACTATGAGCGCATGTACAGCAATCGTTAA
- a CDS encoding ABC transporter ATP-binding protein, whose translation MIAVRAEHLSKSYRIYSKPSARLQELLSFNRLNRHKDFWAVEDVSFEVERGTTVGIIGVNGSGKSTLLQLVAGILQPSRGTVTTQGRISALLELGSGFNPEFSGRENVFINGALLGLSRGEIESRLGSIERFAEIGEFFDQPVKTYSSGMFVRLAFAVAINVEPEILIIDEALAVGDGIFQHRCMHKILQLRNEGKTIFFVSHDNSAIKRLCDEVILLDGGRQVASGDADSMVQKYLELMYTREKRYAAEFSSKSNGDFGESKNFFDIPPEAVVSTIPNVDHRFGDGRAELLGIEISGEEGIPKRSFAPGERMQVKISARFKDALETPIIGFIIRDPLGVDLSATNTDYDNAPLGRVKPGEIRTADFEVQLPHLRPGNYSISPAVAEGTAFRHTMCDWIDNAVVFSIETGELIHGLMRFNISVKVH comes from the coding sequence ATGATTGCCGTTCGCGCGGAACACCTTTCGAAGAGCTATCGCATTTATTCCAAGCCCTCGGCGCGTCTGCAGGAACTCCTCTCGTTCAACCGGCTGAATCGCCATAAGGATTTCTGGGCGGTGGAGGATGTCAGCTTCGAGGTGGAGCGGGGCACGACCGTTGGCATCATCGGCGTGAATGGCTCGGGGAAATCCACACTGCTTCAGCTCGTGGCCGGCATTTTGCAGCCCTCCCGCGGGACGGTGACGACTCAGGGGAGGATCTCGGCCTTGCTGGAGTTGGGTTCAGGTTTTAATCCGGAATTCAGCGGCCGGGAAAACGTTTTTATTAATGGGGCGCTACTGGGATTGAGTCGCGGTGAGATCGAATCCCGGCTGGGCTCCATCGAGCGGTTTGCGGAGATCGGCGAGTTCTTCGACCAGCCGGTCAAGACCTACTCGAGCGGCATGTTTGTGCGGCTGGCGTTTGCCGTGGCCATCAACGTCGAGCCGGAAATCCTGATCATTGACGAGGCGCTTGCCGTGGGCGACGGCATCTTTCAGCATCGCTGCATGCACAAGATCCTGCAGCTGAGGAACGAGGGGAAGACAATCTTCTTTGTGTCCCATGATAACTCCGCCATCAAACGGCTCTGCGACGAGGTGATCCTCCTCGACGGAGGCCGGCAGGTGGCGTCGGGCGACGCGGATTCGATGGTTCAGAAATATCTGGAGCTCATGTATACCCGGGAAAAGCGCTATGCCGCCGAGTTCAGCTCAAAATCGAATGGAGATTTCGGGGAGTCGAAGAACTTCTTTGATATTCCGCCGGAGGCGGTGGTCTCCACGATCCCCAACGTGGACCATCGCTTTGGAGACGGCCGGGCCGAGTTGCTGGGCATCGAGATTTCGGGCGAGGAGGGAATTCCGAAAAGGAGCTTTGCGCCCGGCGAGCGGATGCAGGTCAAGATCTCCGCGCGGTTCAAGGACGCCCTGGAAACACCCATCATTGGATTCATCATCCGCGACCCCTTGGGGGTTGATTTGTCGGCCACCAACACTGACTATGACAATGCGCCGCTGGGCCGGGTCAAGCCCGGGGAAATTCGCACGGCGGATTTTGAAGTTCAGCTGCCGCACCTCCGGCCGGGAAATTATTCTATCTCCCCCGCGGTCGCTGAGGGAACCGCCTTCCGTCACACCATGTGCGACTGGATCGACAATGCCGTGGTCTTTTCCATTGAAACCGGCGAATTGATCCACGGTTTGATGCGGTTCAACATTTCAGTTAAAGTGCATTAG
- a CDS encoding methyltransferase domain-containing protein produces MTDSTKTDLTFTGERFVPGEGGARIAYEHYHRYFFAQSLAHGKVVLDLGCGEGYGASLLAEVAEHVTGIDLSPEAVEHARLRYPRANLNFLSGDCRKTGLPERHFDLVVCFEMIEHIAEHEELLREVHRLLKPGGVFVVSSPDKEFYSDREGFENPFHLKELYLRGFDGLLRKNFSHVILFAQSLCLGSVLWRIASPSKDVEYRPELIEVEAKREKSSLRLARVEGHTKYAVAVCSAEQLGPEVEGLGLSCLNDNTETVAKELEQYNRELLAMIDSLHGHLRNVGNLLIDKDNRIAQRDLAIQEKENHIAVLHQVIEGKDRTITDKDQAIVARDLLIQDKEARIMGLEQAVQILRDFEIKVKSTLMWRAYRAFVRPLRLLFRRGPAS; encoded by the coding sequence ATGACAGACTCGACCAAGACAGACTTGACATTTACCGGCGAGCGGTTTGTTCCCGGTGAAGGCGGGGCGCGGATCGCCTACGAGCATTATCACCGCTATTTTTTTGCGCAGAGCCTTGCCCATGGAAAGGTGGTCCTGGATCTCGGCTGCGGCGAAGGCTACGGCGCGAGCCTGCTCGCGGAAGTTGCCGAACACGTCACTGGGATCGATCTTTCGCCGGAGGCGGTTGAACACGCCCGCTTGCGCTACCCACGGGCGAATCTGAACTTCCTGTCTGGCGACTGTCGAAAGACCGGTTTGCCCGAACGGCACTTTGATCTTGTCGTCTGTTTCGAGATGATCGAGCACATCGCCGAGCACGAAGAGCTCTTGCGGGAGGTTCATCGACTGCTCAAGCCGGGCGGGGTGTTCGTGGTTTCTTCTCCGGACAAGGAGTTCTATTCCGATCGGGAAGGATTCGAAAATCCGTTCCACTTAAAAGAACTGTATCTCCGGGGTTTTGATGGTTTGCTGCGGAAGAATTTTTCACACGTTATCCTGTTTGCCCAAAGCCTGTGCCTGGGGTCCGTGTTGTGGAGAATCGCGTCGCCGTCAAAGGACGTCGAATACCGGCCTGAACTCATCGAGGTTGAAGCGAAACGGGAGAAATCGTCCCTCCGTCTGGCGCGGGTCGAAGGACACACCAAGTATGCCGTTGCGGTGTGCTCGGCGGAGCAGCTGGGACCTGAAGTGGAAGGCCTGGGGCTTTCCTGTTTAAACGACAACACCGAAACAGTTGCCAAAGAGCTGGAACAATATAATCGGGAACTCCTTGCGATGATCGACTCGTTGCATGGCCACCTCCGCAATGTCGGAAACCTGCTCATTGACAAGGATAATCGGATCGCCCAGCGGGATCTGGCCATCCAGGAAAAAGAAAATCATATCGCCGTGCTGCATCAGGTGATCGAAGGCAAGGATCGGACCATCACGGACAAGGATCAGGCCATTGTCGCCCGCGATCTACTTATCCAGGACAAGGAGGCGCGGATCATGGGCTTGGAGCAAGCAGTCCAAATCCTGCGCGATTTCGAGATCAAGGTCAAGAGCACCCTGATGTGGCGAGCCTACCGGGCATTTGTGCGCCCTTTGCGACTGCTATTCAGGCGCGGACCAGCCTCTTGA
- a CDS encoding glycosyltransferase: protein MTRISIVIPTKNAGPEFETTLARLRSQESDAETELVIIDSGSTDSTVPLAERLGANVLHVQPSSFNHGETRNRAIQEASGEIIVLTVQDAVAADTQWLRRLTEWFSSDAQVAGSFGIQVARPDADLLATWEVETHNKIFNKGTRVKSLSSWDDFLRRDFMGRFDLALFDNVSSAIRKSVWQQIPFRPAEFAEDMEWALEVMRAGYRIVHEPKAAVIHSHTRPALYRLKRHFVTTKRVMQVLESEAEDYSRYTDVTLFNDMLAFAIQVEELIQRAQDSSPGMTVEVPPLEFRPLNAVTPAIDKEGPGIAAVLKKLFGRLTSGRVVVPPGVPASEDPLRGSFNFTMKELLRRYPSLKQEELQFLFLNVAARAAGDVLSKYYYWCNKNQKLSESMRMLGASLSQGI, encoded by the coding sequence GTGACAAGAATATCCATTGTCATCCCCACGAAGAACGCAGGGCCTGAATTTGAGACCACCCTTGCGCGCCTGAGAAGCCAGGAGAGCGATGCCGAGACCGAATTGGTGATCATTGATTCGGGGTCGACAGATTCAACCGTTCCCCTCGCCGAGCGCTTGGGGGCAAACGTGTTGCACGTTCAGCCCAGTTCGTTCAACCACGGAGAGACTCGAAATCGCGCCATTCAGGAAGCGAGCGGAGAAATCATTGTCCTGACCGTTCAGGACGCCGTGGCGGCAGACACACAATGGCTGCGCCGGCTCACGGAGTGGTTCTCAAGCGATGCCCAAGTGGCCGGCTCCTTCGGAATCCAGGTGGCGCGGCCGGACGCCGATTTACTCGCCACCTGGGAAGTCGAGACGCACAATAAGATCTTTAATAAGGGAACCCGGGTCAAATCGCTCTCCTCCTGGGACGACTTCTTGCGTCGGGATTTCATGGGACGCTTTGACCTCGCCCTCTTCGATAACGTGAGTTCAGCCATCCGAAAGTCGGTGTGGCAGCAGATCCCCTTCAGGCCGGCTGAATTCGCCGAAGACATGGAGTGGGCGCTCGAGGTGATGAGGGCGGGTTACCGGATCGTGCACGAGCCCAAGGCGGCGGTGATTCACTCCCACACTCGGCCGGCCCTATACCGGTTGAAGCGGCACTTTGTGACTACCAAGCGAGTGATGCAAGTGCTGGAGTCTGAAGCGGAAGACTATTCACGCTACACGGATGTGACGCTGTTCAATGATATGCTGGCATTCGCTATACAAGTGGAGGAGTTGATCCAACGGGCACAAGACTCCTCGCCGGGGATGACCGTGGAGGTTCCACCACTCGAGTTCCGCCCCCTGAATGCCGTTACTCCCGCGATTGACAAGGAAGGACCGGGAATTGCAGCGGTCTTGAAGAAACTGTTTGGCCGCCTGACATCAGGGCGGGTGGTTGTTCCCCCGGGTGTGCCTGCGAGTGAGGATCCCCTGCGTGGGAGCTTCAACTTTACCATGAAGGAATTGCTGAGGCGGTACCCTTCGTTGAAGCAGGAAGAACTCCAGTTTTTGTTTCTCAATGTGGCAGCACGTGCCGCCGGGGACGTGCTGAGTAAATATTATTATTGGTGCAACAAGAACCAGAAGCTCAGCGAGTCCATGAGAATGCTTGGCGCCAGCCTTTCCCAGGGAATTTAG
- a CDS encoding glycosyltransferase family 4 protein codes for MKILQVIHQYLPKHQAGSEIYTHSLSKALKQLGHEVRVFAFEYGGGPDGGQARWEEYDSIPVYRVHHTPDAWGRLYWIGQAAYSFKDDWVGMRFGEMLREFRPEIVHAQHLHNVSGAIVRHAKQARIPVVMTLHDYWLMCPRINLYDYQKQICTHSYGGWRCGRCMELSPQMGLDARLSHLFAPLFAYRRQYLRTVIREIDLFISPSNFLRQHMIEFGIPSRKIIASDNGYDVTRFLGYQKTESSQFRIGYIGSQMEHKGIHLLIEAFRRLEGNAVLKFYGDTMVQPEYGRRIRGMAQGDPRILFCGRFENDRIAKVLSEIDVLVIPSLWYENSPLTIHEASLARVPVVAAGLGGMAEFVQDGANGLHFEFGNSEDLYRKLSMLEQDRSRVAALDQFPAVKTIEENAVEMEHLYETLKRSV; via the coding sequence ATGAAAATTCTTCAGGTGATTCACCAGTACCTGCCGAAGCATCAAGCTGGAAGCGAGATTTACACCCATTCTCTTTCAAAGGCACTGAAGCAACTCGGACACGAGGTCAGGGTCTTTGCCTTTGAGTATGGAGGCGGGCCCGACGGCGGACAGGCCCGCTGGGAAGAGTATGATTCCATTCCCGTCTACCGTGTTCATCACACTCCGGACGCCTGGGGTCGCCTCTACTGGATCGGACAAGCCGCCTATTCGTTCAAAGACGATTGGGTGGGGATGCGGTTTGGAGAGATGCTTAGGGAGTTTCGACCCGAAATCGTCCATGCTCAGCATTTGCACAATGTCTCCGGAGCCATCGTCCGCCACGCCAAACAGGCCCGAATTCCCGTGGTCATGACCTTGCATGATTATTGGCTCATGTGCCCGAGGATTAACCTGTACGACTACCAGAAACAGATTTGTACACATTCCTATGGCGGGTGGCGTTGTGGGCGCTGTATGGAACTATCCCCCCAGATGGGTCTTGACGCCCGGCTCTCGCACCTTTTTGCCCCGTTGTTTGCCTACCGTCGCCAGTATCTTCGGACGGTGATTCGAGAGATTGATTTGTTTATTTCCCCCTCGAATTTCTTGCGCCAGCATATGATTGAGTTTGGAATCCCTTCACGGAAAATCATCGCCTCCGATAATGGCTACGACGTCACACGATTCCTCGGGTACCAGAAGACTGAATCGTCCCAATTCCGGATCGGTTACATTGGATCCCAAATGGAACACAAGGGGATCCATCTTCTCATTGAGGCCTTCCGTCGACTGGAGGGGAACGCCGTGCTTAAATTCTATGGCGATACTATGGTTCAGCCGGAGTACGGGAGGCGTATCAGGGGGATGGCGCAGGGGGACCCTCGAATCCTCTTCTGCGGCCGGTTCGAGAATGACCGGATCGCCAAAGTACTATCAGAGATCGATGTCCTTGTGATACCCTCGCTGTGGTACGAAAATTCTCCTTTAACCATCCACGAAGCCTCCTTGGCTCGAGTCCCCGTGGTAGCGGCGGGCTTGGGTGGAATGGCCGAGTTTGTTCAGGACGGCGCGAATGGACTTCATTTTGAGTTTGGGAACAGTGAAGACCTCTACCGAAAGCTGTCGATGTTGGAGCAAGATCGGTCTCGGGTGGCCGCCCTCGACCAGTTTCCCGCAGTGAAGACGATTGAGGAGAATGCAGTGGAAATGGAACACCTCTATGAGACGCTTAAACGATCGGTATAA
- a CDS encoding radical SAM protein encodes MRRLNDRYNRLKELNARYVDEQECSRAVVCHGLPVHFTVENTNRCNLRCPHCQIHSPEYNYTYAKRHVDMEMALFEKLARETFPWVKRVCLSVSGEAIMSRNFDAVCDVLEAYGVGLEINSNGTLLTERNVRKMLGLLQWVTVSFDGFRKETFEKWRAGADYDRVIDNVKSLNRLRERLPVGLRPHLNFTYVLMRENIEEFPAFVDLAHTLQADSIAGTHVVVFDEHMRNQSLIYHKALANECLGRARRRAAEIGLTAYLPPEYDLADGATVSRLRAASRASGPPLDCSFLWRRSYLELDGDVPTCCVSGRPVVDNLKEKSFWDIWNGQNYRWMRASLGSQKKLACCANCCIDPFHIQSGTERAFIIPQNKANSRSQDELLTMVPAGGRSSYDGPPGTVLRASL; translated from the coding sequence ATGAGACGCTTAAACGATCGGTATAATCGGCTGAAGGAGTTGAATGCCCGTTACGTGGACGAGCAGGAGTGCTCCCGCGCGGTGGTGTGTCACGGGCTGCCGGTTCACTTCACGGTCGAGAATACGAATCGCTGCAATCTGCGATGCCCGCACTGCCAGATTCACAGTCCGGAGTACAACTACACTTACGCAAAACGGCATGTGGATATGGAGATGGCCTTGTTTGAAAAGCTGGCTCGAGAGACTTTTCCTTGGGTGAAGCGGGTCTGCCTTTCCGTTTCTGGAGAGGCGATTATGTCGAGAAATTTTGATGCGGTGTGCGATGTGCTGGAGGCTTATGGGGTGGGCCTGGAAATCAATTCGAATGGCACGTTGCTGACAGAAAGGAACGTCCGGAAAATGCTGGGCTTGCTCCAGTGGGTCACAGTCTCCTTTGATGGGTTTCGAAAGGAGACCTTTGAAAAATGGCGCGCTGGGGCGGACTACGATCGAGTGATTGACAATGTCAAATCCCTGAATCGGCTTCGAGAAAGGCTTCCCGTAGGCCTTCGGCCGCATTTGAATTTCACGTATGTTCTCATGCGAGAAAACATCGAGGAATTTCCGGCGTTTGTAGATTTGGCCCACACGCTCCAGGCGGATTCAATTGCCGGAACTCATGTGGTGGTCTTCGACGAACACATGCGTAACCAGTCGTTGATTTATCACAAGGCCTTGGCGAATGAATGCCTGGGGCGAGCCCGAAGGCGGGCTGCCGAGATCGGACTGACTGCTTACCTCCCACCCGAATATGATCTGGCGGATGGCGCAACAGTCAGTCGCCTCCGAGCCGCATCCCGCGCGAGCGGACCCCCGCTGGATTGTTCCTTTCTATGGCGACGGAGTTACCTCGAACTCGATGGGGATGTTCCTACCTGTTGCGTCTCCGGTCGGCCGGTCGTGGATAATCTGAAAGAAAAGAGTTTTTGGGACATCTGGAATGGCCAAAATTACCGCTGGATGCGGGCCAGCCTGGGCAGTCAGAAGAAACTCGCGTGTTGTGCGAACTGCTGCATTGATCCTTTTCATATTCAAAGTGGCACCGAGCGGGCCTTCATTATTCCACAGAACAAAGCGAACAGCCGAAGTCAAGATGAGTTGTTGACGATGGTCCCCGCGGGAGGCCGATCATCATACGATGGTCCGCCGGGTACCGTCCTCCGGGCGAGTCTTTAA
- a CDS encoding class I SAM-dependent methyltransferase, with translation MKSDDSSLSKVSKWWDQSPEELEQRSLIAWMEHEHIKRHINRRTTGDESLDWFRYILQQYFPTPVNRALSLGCGDGGLERYALHAGAVAIFDAYDASSGAIETARKTAEIEGLLPRINYAVADLNQLQVPINRYEAVFASMSIHHVQALEAVFEGVRNGLKPSGYFILNEYIGPTRFQLPPIQIKLINDLLNILPQDLRRIIREGKVTTEIKSGHQIHPLSWFDDNDPSEAVRSSDILPLLQRFFRIIEFKPYGGTLLQFILENIAGNFDEKQAEHRAWLDVLAYLENTLEDAGLIGSDFALIVASQKTLGSKDKSPAFVTGSLG, from the coding sequence ATGAAAAGCGATGATTCATCCCTCAGCAAGGTCTCAAAATGGTGGGATCAATCCCCCGAAGAGTTGGAACAGAGATCCCTCATTGCTTGGATGGAGCATGAACATATCAAGAGGCATATCAACCGGAGAACGACGGGGGATGAATCGCTCGACTGGTTCAGGTACATCCTCCAACAATACTTCCCCACCCCTGTAAACCGTGCTCTCTCGCTGGGCTGTGGAGACGGAGGATTGGAACGTTATGCACTTCATGCCGGGGCGGTCGCTATTTTTGATGCTTATGATGCCTCCTCGGGAGCCATTGAGACCGCAAGGAAGACCGCTGAAATTGAAGGCCTTCTCCCTCGGATCAATTATGCGGTTGCGGATTTGAACCAATTACAGGTGCCGATAAACCGGTATGAAGCTGTCTTTGCCTCAATGAGCATCCATCATGTTCAAGCTTTAGAAGCAGTATTTGAAGGAGTACGAAACGGATTGAAACCATCAGGCTATTTCATCTTGAACGAATATATCGGTCCCACGCGATTTCAACTTCCGCCGATCCAAATAAAGCTGATTAATGATCTCTTGAATATCCTGCCACAAGATTTACGCCGGATCATTCGTGAAGGAAAGGTGACCACGGAGATAAAGAGCGGGCATCAAATCCACCCCCTCTCCTGGTTTGATGACAACGATCCTTCCGAGGCCGTCCGGTCCTCCGATATACTCCCCCTCCTGCAACGCTTCTTTCGCATCATCGAATTCAAACCGTATGGGGGAACCCTGCTTCAATTCATATTGGAGAACATTGCGGGCAACTTCGATGAGAAGCAAGCGGAACACAGGGCCTGGCTTGATGTGCTGGCATACCTCGAAAACACTCTCGAAGACGCCGGCCTCATCGGCAGTGACTTCGCATTGATAGTAGCGTCCCAAAAAACCTTAGGATCCAAAGACAAATCCCCAGCTTTCGTCACGGGGTCGCTTGGATGA
- a CDS encoding glycosyltransferase family 39 protein has product MSTRAVYLWAFLLWVAFAAVDVWWILYDRQPQGCDQAGHLIRAAAFAHSLHPFSLNDLLKSWNTEVGQGGEYTYPPLYHLVTGVFIWVLGRPPIAAVATNEIALWFLLVSVIQLGRRAFTLSVGVGSAVLVALYATLAQFRHEAFVDFALVGITSWSAWQLVKTEAFSRRRASIGVGISIGLALLVKQAVVIFLAPPALYVLFQHRGDQIRNRWVNVLCAAGSGLLVASTWYGLHWRAVMANLALNQRVAPIEGDPMPWTLIGAIYYPWVMSCIQIGFPLFVVAIASAMVWLFRKRQQTATTNEKRLCRGVIVTWIVGSLPVLTFLLLNKDMRYSLPVLPAVALLTCSLLTWISRRPIRIAGWLLLMLSAFPYYTFVMFAWPPIRQEIGFYTGQTHWLVWSDNNYFGMGPKKEDWHIPEMLTRMRLESPQSTLLKPIHIAILPFLLRFNPNSVTLEAIERGIPAQVTAIGNDTPALTPEDLRPFDFLLVKTGDLGLPFATERAQEIQNLVSLHPDNFVPLATYALPDHSTGTLLRVVREKE; this is encoded by the coding sequence ATGTCCACCAGGGCCGTATACCTGTGGGCATTCCTGTTGTGGGTCGCGTTTGCAGCCGTTGATGTCTGGTGGATTCTTTATGACCGACAACCTCAAGGGTGTGATCAGGCGGGTCACCTAATTCGAGCCGCTGCTTTTGCTCATTCGCTCCATCCATTTTCACTCAATGACCTATTAAAATCCTGGAACACTGAGGTCGGCCAGGGCGGAGAGTATACGTATCCGCCGTTGTACCATCTGGTGACCGGAGTTTTCATATGGGTGCTTGGTCGGCCGCCAATTGCGGCGGTGGCGACAAATGAGATCGCTCTGTGGTTTCTCCTGGTCAGCGTAATTCAACTGGGAAGACGTGCCTTTACCCTGTCCGTAGGAGTGGGATCCGCCGTTTTGGTCGCGCTATACGCCACGTTGGCGCAGTTTCGCCACGAGGCCTTCGTTGATTTTGCATTGGTGGGGATCACTTCTTGGAGTGCCTGGCAGCTGGTGAAGACCGAAGCGTTCTCCCGACGTCGAGCTTCGATCGGTGTCGGAATCTCGATTGGCCTGGCTCTCTTGGTGAAACAGGCAGTCGTTATTTTTCTTGCCCCCCCGGCTCTGTATGTGCTGTTTCAACATCGGGGGGACCAGATTCGAAACCGGTGGGTGAACGTACTCTGTGCCGCCGGATCGGGTCTGCTTGTGGCGTCTACCTGGTATGGGCTGCACTGGCGTGCGGTCATGGCGAATCTCGCGCTCAATCAACGGGTGGCCCCCATCGAGGGAGATCCCATGCCGTGGACATTGATTGGGGCGATCTACTATCCCTGGGTCATGAGCTGCATCCAGATCGGGTTCCCGTTGTTTGTCGTCGCCATCGCATCTGCAATGGTTTGGTTATTTAGAAAGAGACAGCAAACAGCAACAACGAACGAGAAACGGCTCTGCCGCGGCGTCATTGTCACTTGGATCGTCGGGAGTCTCCCCGTCTTGACTTTTCTCCTGCTTAATAAAGACATGCGCTATTCCTTGCCAGTTCTCCCGGCCGTCGCCTTGCTAACGTGCAGCCTCTTGACCTGGATCTCGAGACGCCCCATCCGGATCGCAGGGTGGCTCCTGCTGATGCTCTCTGCATTCCCATATTACACGTTCGTAATGTTCGCTTGGCCGCCCATTCGCCAGGAGATTGGATTCTATACAGGACAAACCCACTGGCTGGTCTGGTCAGACAATAACTATTTCGGGATGGGGCCGAAAAAGGAAGACTGGCATATCCCAGAAATGCTGACCCGGATGCGGTTAGAATCGCCTCAGTCGACCCTCCTGAAACCCATCCATATCGCGATACTTCCCTTCCTCCTTCGATTCAATCCAAATTCGGTGACCTTGGAGGCGATTGAACGGGGGATTCCCGCTCAGGTCACCGCGATTGGAAATGACACGCCGGCCCTGACCCCAGAGGATTTGCGTCCTTTTGATTTTCTTCTTGTGAAGACGGGAGATCTGGGTTTGCCCTTTGCAACGGAACGCGCTCAGGAGATCCAGAATCTGGTTTCTCTTCACCCGGACAATTTTGTGCCGCTGGCAACATATGCTTTGCCGGATCATTCCACGGGGACGCTTCTTCGGGTCGTGCGGGAAAAGGAATAG